The Thermoleophilum album genome contains a region encoding:
- the gap gene encoding type I glyceraldehyde-3-phosphate dehydrogenase, producing the protein MPLRAAINGFGRIGRNVFRAAYERGADIEWVAVNDITDTATLAHLLRYDSNYGPFPGSVEHTADALVVDGREIKVLAERDPAALPWRELGVDVVIESTGLFTNRDDAAKHLSAGASKVIISAPAKNPDVTIALGVNDDAYDPERHHVISNASCTTNCLAPVAKVLHEAVGIEHGVMTTVHAYTADQRLQDAPHKDLRRARAAAINLVPTSTGAARAIGLVIPELAGKLNGIAVRAPVSTGSVVDLVVRTTRSTSVEEVNAAVRDRADRGELEGILKYTEDPIVSTDIVRSPYSSIFDAQLTMMIEDRLLKVVAWYDNEWGYSNRVVELAERVLAGTRVG; encoded by the coding sequence ATGCCGCTGAGAGCTGCGATCAACGGTTTCGGAAGGATCGGCCGCAACGTCTTCCGCGCCGCCTACGAGCGCGGCGCCGACATCGAGTGGGTGGCGGTCAACGACATCACGGACACCGCCACGCTCGCCCACCTTCTGCGCTACGACTCGAACTACGGGCCGTTTCCAGGTTCCGTCGAACACACCGCGGACGCGCTGGTCGTGGACGGTCGCGAGATCAAGGTCCTGGCCGAGCGTGACCCGGCGGCCCTGCCGTGGCGCGAGCTCGGTGTCGACGTGGTGATCGAATCGACCGGGCTGTTCACCAACCGCGACGACGCCGCTAAGCACCTAAGCGCGGGCGCCAGCAAGGTGATCATCTCGGCGCCCGCTAAGAACCCCGACGTTACGATCGCGCTCGGCGTCAACGACGACGCCTATGACCCCGAGCGCCACCACGTGATCTCCAACGCCTCGTGCACCACGAACTGCCTGGCGCCGGTGGCGAAAGTCCTGCACGAGGCGGTCGGGATCGAGCACGGCGTGATGACCACTGTCCACGCCTACACCGCCGACCAGCGCCTGCAGGACGCTCCCCACAAAGACCTCAGGCGGGCGCGGGCAGCGGCGATCAACCTGGTTCCGACCTCCACGGGCGCCGCGCGCGCCATTGGTCTCGTGATCCCCGAGCTGGCCGGCAAGCTCAACGGGATCGCCGTACGGGCACCGGTGAGCACCGGCTCGGTCGTCGATCTGGTGGTGCGGACCACTCGTTCAACCAGCGTCGAGGAAGTCAACGCGGCGGTGCGCGATCGCGCCGACCGCGGGGAGCTCGAAGGGATCCTCAAGTACACGGAGGATCCGATCGTCTCGACCGACATCGTCCGCTCCCCCTACTCGTCGATCTTCGATGCGCAGCTCACGATGATGATCGAGGATCGCCTACTCAAGGTCGTCGCCTGGTACGACAACGAGTGGGGCTACTCGAACCGCGTCGTCGAGCTTGCCGAGCGGGTCCTCGCGGGCACACGCGTCGGCTGA
- a CDS encoding phosphoglycerate kinase produces the protein MRFRKRTVRDLELAAGTPVLVRADFNVPLVDGLITDERRIRAALPTIEYLREHGARLVLCSHLGRPKGPDPKTSLRPVAERLSELLGSEVVLARDVAGPDSRRAVEQAAPGDVVLLENLRWEPGETANDPAFAQRLAALARAYVNDAFGAAHRAHASTAGVCAFLRPAVAGFLLEREVTTLERLLEDPPRPFVVVLGGAKVTDKIKLIERFLELADELLIGGAMCFAFFRAQGHATGASLVEEEGVELARRVLERAGGTPCELVLPRDLVVGDRFAADAERRELDGVDVPDGWMGLDIGPQTAREYAERVKRAGCVFWNGPLGAFELEPFAVGTRALAEAVAEAPGRTVVGGGDSAAALVAFGLDTRVDHVSTGGGAALELLEGRKLPGVEALDDA, from the coding sequence GTGCGCTTCCGTAAGCGCACGGTCCGTGACCTCGAGCTGGCTGCAGGCACTCCGGTGCTTGTGCGCGCTGACTTCAACGTGCCGCTTGTCGACGGACTCATCACCGACGAGCGCAGGATCCGCGCGGCCTTGCCGACCATCGAGTACCTGCGAGAGCACGGAGCGCGCCTGGTGCTGTGCTCGCACCTCGGTCGGCCCAAGGGACCCGATCCAAAAACCTCCCTGCGACCGGTTGCCGAGCGGCTTTCCGAGCTCCTTGGCTCGGAGGTGGTGCTGGCCCGCGACGTCGCCGGTCCCGACTCCCGTCGCGCCGTCGAGCAGGCGGCGCCGGGGGACGTGGTGTTGCTCGAAAACCTCCGCTGGGAGCCCGGGGAGACGGCCAACGATCCGGCCTTCGCGCAGCGTCTCGCCGCGCTGGCTCGCGCCTACGTCAACGATGCTTTCGGGGCCGCCCACCGCGCCCACGCTTCGACCGCCGGCGTCTGCGCGTTTTTGCGTCCGGCCGTCGCCGGTTTCCTTTTGGAGCGCGAGGTGACGACGCTGGAGCGCCTGCTCGAGGACCCGCCGCGCCCCTTCGTGGTGGTGCTCGGTGGCGCGAAGGTGACCGACAAGATCAAGCTGATCGAGCGCTTCCTGGAGCTTGCCGACGAGCTCCTGATCGGTGGCGCGATGTGCTTCGCCTTCTTCCGGGCGCAGGGCCATGCGACCGGCGCATCGCTGGTCGAGGAGGAGGGCGTGGAGCTCGCCCGGCGAGTGCTCGAGCGAGCGGGCGGCACACCTTGCGAGCTGGTGCTGCCGCGCGACCTGGTGGTGGGTGATCGTTTCGCGGCCGACGCCGAAAGACGGGAGCTCGACGGCGTCGACGTGCCGGATGGCTGGATGGGCCTCGACATAGGTCCGCAGACCGCTCGCGAATACGCCGAGCGGGTGAAGCGCGCGGGCTGCGTCTTCTGGAACGGACCGCTGGGGGCTTTCGAGCTTGAGCCGTTCGCGGTGGGTACGCGAGCCCTCGCCGAAGCAGTTGCCGAGGCGCCCGGTAGGACCGTCGTCGGCGGGGGCGATTCCGCTGCGGCGCTGGTAGCCTTCGGGCTCGACACGCGGGTAGACCACGTTTCGACGGGGGGCGGCGCTGCGCTCGAGTTGTTGGAGGGCCGAAAGCTTCCGGGCGTCGAAGCGCTCGATGACGCCTGA